Below is a genomic region from Deltaproteobacteria bacterium.
AGCGCGTACAATTAAATTAACCGCGTTAACTCCTTGATTAACTTCTGCAGCATTTAATTCTATTGTGGGCAATTGTGATAAATCAGCGCCAGCCTGACGCGGTATCGAACTTGAAGGTAATAAATCAGGGGCAATAGTGCGCCCACCAAAAGCCGCCTGTGCGGCAGCATGAGCGGCGAGCGCCTCTTGTTGTCCATGAACGATTAACGTTGCTTCATAGGCTAAGATGCTTTTAGCGGCATTTAGGTCAGCACCGCTAAGATTTTCAATAGCTTTTATCTCCGCCATCGGTAGAAAAGTAAAAAAACCAAGCAGGCGGGCTACATCAGCATCTTGGGTGTTAACCCAATATTGATAATAGTCATATGGCGAAAGACGATCAGCATTTAACCATACTGCTCCTGCGGCGGTCTTACCCATTTTTTCGTCACTAGCCGTGAGCAATAATGGAAAAGTGACACCATATACAGTAACGCCATGTAGGCGACGCACTAAATCCGCACCGGCTAATATGTTACCCCATTGATCATCGCCACCTATTTGCACCACACATTGATAACGACGATAAAGCTCAAGAAAATCATAAGCCTGTAATAACTGATAATTAAACTCAAGAAACGATAAACCGCGTTCAAGCCTAAGTTTATAAGCTTCGGCAGCCAGCATGCGATTAACTGAAAAATGACGCCCAATATCTCTAAGAAAATCAATATAGTTTAACTGTGCTAGCCATTTTGCATTATTTACACAACGACTGTTGCCCTCTTTGAAATTAAGTAAACGAGAAATTCCTTGCTCAATCTGAACTTTATTATTGGCAATAGTTTCGGCAGAAATCATTTGCCGCATTTCGGTTTTACCCGAAGGATCACCTACCATGGCAGTACCACCACCCAGCACTACGATAGCACGATGCCCACAACGCTCGATATGCATTAACGCCATGAGTGTAAATAAATGACCAACGTGTAAACTATCGCCAGTAGGATCGTAACCACAATAGGCTACTACCGGCGGTTTACCTGGCTCAAATAACGCACGCACTGCTTGCTCATCAGTAACCTGATGTACAAAACCACGTTCATTTAACACATTAAAAGCATTAACCATCATGATGGCTCTTTTGGCAGGGTAACAAAGGACTGGTCAAGTAATAACTTACCGTTTATTTGGCAATTACACTTTTGAGTGGTAGCGATAACTACATGAAGTTGTTTTATTTTATTATTGTATGGGCTAGTGCAGTAATATGTATCTTGCCTAATGCTGCTGCTACACCTGACGACGCTTTGTTTGGCAGCCGCTCATATGCCATGGGTGGTGCCAGCCGAGCATTAGCTGCCAGCAATGATGCACTGTTAACAAATCCCGCTGCTATTGGCGTTATCAGGGGATATAGCAGCATTGATTTGCTATATTCTTTTACTAATATCAATAACTTAGGTCGTTTCGGTATCAATGTTGTCGATGCCAAAGCTGGACCAGTTGCCGGTGGATTCGCGGTAACTAATATTCGTGGCAGTGGCAATAAATATAATTATTTCACCTTAGGAGCTGCTTATCCGGTTATACCTAATCTTTCCTTAGGCATATCGGTGCATCATATACGTGGCACTTATCACGCAATGAATGAAGATCCCCAATCCGTCAAACTTTATAGTGGTGATATTGGCATTTGTGCGGTCTTGGGGCCATATATGAAAATTGGCGCTGTTTACAACAACTTAGCAAAAGATCAAAACGATAGTATTTTGCCAGCCACCATAGGCTTGGGTACTAGTATTGCCGCTGAAGCTTTCACGTTAGCTGCTGATATGGTCATGTTGGCTAAAAACGAAAAAGATAAGAGCTATCATGTTGGTACTGAATACATTGTCGCCAATAATATACCCTTGCGACTTGGTTGGACTTATCGACGCTATCAACGTGCAAATGATAAAAATCCTTATGAGCATCTCATTAGTGGTGGTTTCGCTTGGTTAAGTCAAAACGGCTCACTTGAAGCTAGTTGCCGCCGTTCACTTGCACGCGATAATAATTGGGGATGTCTAGTAGCAATGAAACTTGGTTTCTAATCAATCTTTAATTTAGCTAGCGTCGATGTCTAAGTTTAATACGACGTTTAGCTGTACCATTGGCCGGCACTGTAACCGTAATATGTTTATCAATTTTAGCCCGGCGATTAACAAAACGTAATTTATGCTTACCCGCCGGTAACGTTATGGCGCGTAATGGCGTTACCCCGATAGCTTTATTATTTAAAAATACCGTAGCTTTAGGATCGGTAATCAGAGTTATACGCCCGGTGATAACCTTAGGGTTAGATGTTTTTGGTAGTTTTGATTTAAGATTTTTATCATCACCCTCTGCCGGCTGGGTATTAATTATTTTTTTTACTTGCTTTTGCAGCGTGGTCTTTTTACCACTAAAAACAGCATAAAGCCCACCTATAATGAGCGCTAATACTACGAGTGCAATAATAATATTTTTTAAACTGAAAATATTTTCATCTGACGATGGTCTAATTCTTGGCAGATGATCTGAAAAGTCACCATTATCAAGAGCTAAGGTTTCGTTTTTTAGCTCTGCTGAAGAAAAACCATCGGATAATTCTTCATAAGAGATATCTTCATAGTCTAAATCGGCAACGTCTGAAGGTGCAGATTCTTGTTCGTCGATATGCCCTAAAGCAATAGTTGTATAGTTATGGTCATCAGAATGTGATCCGCTACCAATAAATAAACGCTTTAAGGCAAAAGCAATATCTTCATTCGTACAAATTAAGCCATTATTCAGCATTGCAACTTCAAGTGCTTCAGCCATATCTCCTGCACTTTGAAAACGTTTATCTGGATGACGTTCAAGCGCGTGCATTACTATATTAATAATGTCATCTGGCAAACGTTCGCGTGGACGTGATGGAGTAATAATTGGACTGTGTAATATCGAATCGTAGGCATCAGCAAAACTCAAACCCCCAAATAAGCTACGGCCTGAAAGTAGTTCGTGCATATTGATGCCTAAGGCAAACACATCACAACGTCGATCAACAGACCGAGCTTTTATTTGCTCGGGACCCATATAAGCCAGCTTGCCTTTAATTAAGCGTTCACCAGTAGTTTCTGACTGCACGGTACTTTTAGCGATACCAAAATCGAGAATTTTAATAACACCATTAATGGTAACAAATAAATTATGCGGTGATACATCGCGATGCACCAGGCGCAAGGGCACGCCTTGATCATTGCAAGTAGTATGAGCCGCATGCAAACCATGAGCAACATCTGCAATAAGCCGCAATACCAGCGCTAGACCAAGCCATTCTTCACGGGATTCGAGCTCTTGCTCGATCATGCGTAAATCCCAACCCTCAAGCCACTCAAGAGCCATAAATGGCAGGTCGTTACGTAAGCCAACATCATAAATACGCACAATATTTGGGTGATTTAAACTCGCAACAATGCGGGCTTCATCAATAAACATAGCCGCATAATCACCAACTTCTAACAAGTCACCACGTAATTCTTTAAGAACTACTTTGCGCTCAAGCACAATATCGCGAGCAAGATAGACGTTGGCCATCCCTCCCACACCTACCGTCTTTACGATGGTGTAGCGCTCATCAATCTGGTTATTCGATGAATCAGACATCGTTTAACAATCAGTAAAAAAAATGCGAATCACTTCTCCTAAAATGTTTATCGTATAGGGTCTGCACACATTGGCCAACTAGATCAAGGGCCTAAAATTAATAAAGCAAAAACTATTATTACTCATCTGGTCGCACTCTTTAAGTATCTATGCTATGGGCCGTTTGATGAATTTACACAAAAATTTAGCATTTTTTATAATTATTGCTGGGATATTTGCCTGTAATGATAATGGTTTTGGCGATGGCATTGGCAGGCCAACGTATACCGCGATAACTCGTCTAAGCCAAATTACTATAGCTGAAGTTTATTTCAGCGATACCCAGCCATCAAAACGTTTTGTTATTTTAACAAATGCAAATGACCACGACCTTAATGGTCTTCGGTTAAAAAGCCCTTTTGGTGAACTTGAAATTGCTGAAACGCTTCAAGCAAATAGCGAACTAAAGGTATCTCTTGAAAGCATCGATGGTATTGGTTTGTGGGGGGGTGAGTTAGCTGTGGTTGACGAAAATAATTCTATAAGAGCCTATCTTGCTTGGGGCAGCGATCCGATGCGTACTGGTTCTGCTCTGGCTGCCGCAGCAATTGTTGCTGGCGTTACTTTGCCTCATGTTTTCATAAAAGCTAGCTATCCAATACCAGAAGGAAATGCGATCGTTGCTTTAAGTACAAATAACGGCTGCGCGATTGTTGCTT
It encodes:
- a CDS encoding serine/threonine protein kinase is translated as MSDSSNNQIDERYTIVKTVGVGGMANVYLARDIVLERKVVLKELRGDLLEVGDYAAMFIDEARIVASLNHPNIVRIYDVGLRNDLPFMALEWLEGWDLRMIEQELESREEWLGLALVLRLIADVAHGLHAAHTTCNDQGVPLRLVHRDVSPHNLFVTINGVIKILDFGIAKSTVQSETTGERLIKGKLAYMGPEQIKARSVDRRCDVFALGINMHELLSGRSLFGGLSFADAYDSILHSPIITPSRPRERLPDDIINIVMHALERHPDKRFQSAGDMAEALEVAMLNNGLICTNEDIAFALKRLFIGSGSHSDDHNYTTIALGHIDEQESAPSDVADLDYEDISYEELSDGFSSAELKNETLALDNGDFSDHLPRIRPSSDENIFSLKNIIIALVVLALIIGGLYAVFSGKKTTLQKQVKKIINTQPAEGDDKNLKSKLPKTSNPKVITGRITLITDPKATVFLNNKAIGVTPLRAITLPAGKHKLRFVNRRAKIDKHITVTVPANGTAKRRIKLRHRR
- a CDS encoding tyrosine--tRNA ligase; the protein is MVNAFNVLNERGFVHQVTDEQAVRALFEPGKPPVVAYCGYDPTGDSLHVGHLFTLMALMHIERCGHRAIVVLGGGTAMVGDPSGKTEMRQMISAETIANNKVQIEQGISRLLNFKEGNSRCVNNAKWLAQLNYIDFLRDIGRHFSVNRMLAAEAYKLRLERGLSFLEFNYQLLQAYDFLELYRRYQCVVQIGGDDQWGNILAGADLVRRLHGVTVYGVTFPLLLTASDEKMGKTAAGAVWLNADRLSPYDYYQYWVNTQDADVARLLGFFTFLPMAEIKAIENLSGADLNAAKSILAYEATLIVHGQQEALAAHAAAQAAFGGRTIAPDLLPSSSIPRQAGADLSQLPTIELNAAEVNQGVNAVNLIVRAGLAPSNRQARNQLTQGQYRLDNEPIAVQYATEKLPADWFNEPRILQHGKKKVVVRLAANLSTVS